Proteins from one Drosophila gunungcola strain Sukarami chromosome 3R, Dgunungcola_SK_2, whole genome shotgun sequence genomic window:
- the LOC128259837 gene encoding uncharacterized protein LOC128259837, giving the protein MASRIIVVLSAIIVLAQGSNILPIEQEAEVAVHSGVVASGAPVAVVSQGYPSVSHGPLPVPVVGPHRGIGLGGPRPYAAAPLRPVPVSYARPAAVVVPAVVVAPVAPIRQPHGVAAPVIVGAAHGNVHRNPHHG; this is encoded by the coding sequence ATGGCATCCCGCATCATTGTTGTCCTCAGCGCCATCATCGTCCTGGCTCAAGGATCAAACATACTGCCCATCGAGCAGGAAGCGGAGGTGGCAGTCCACTCGGGAGTGGTGGCGTCTGGAGCTCCTGTTGCCGTCGTCTCGCAAGGATATCCGTCAGTGTCCCACGGCCCTCTTCCTGTTCCAGTTGTAGGACCCCATCGCGGAATCGGACTGGGAGGTCCTCGTCCCTATGCGGCTGCTCCTCTTCGCCCTGTTCCTGTATCCTATGCTCGTCCTGCCGCCGTAGTCGTCCCAGCCGTAGTCGTTGCCCCAGTGGCTCCCATTCGCCAACCACATGGAGTGGCTGCCCCAGTTATCGTTGGAGCCGCTCATGGCAATGTGCACCGCAATCCCCATCACGGCTAG